The Chroicocephalus ridibundus chromosome 4, bChrRid1.1, whole genome shotgun sequence genome contains the following window.
AGTCTGGACAGCAGCGCAGCTCCTGGCACGTGGCTGACTGCTAAGGGAGGttgtgcagaaagcagcagaaccTCCTGCGTTTTTTGATTCGTTTCCTTCCTTGACCCCAACATACCTCTTCCTGACATTACTGGTTGAAGAGCCCTGGATGTCATCATGTTTTGTATGTTGTTTTTGGTTCGCCTGTGGAATCTGCGTAGAGGCATGGCgactgttctttttaaaagcaataggATTAGAAGCAGTTGCAATACTTTTGTCGGTGTAAGAGCACCGTGCCAGCGTAACTGCTCAGGACCTTCTTGCAGGAGCGAGACCTTTGCATGGCTTGAGATAAATGACGATTCATTAATTTCTGGGTTTTGTCCCTTTGCTTTATCATTCGCGACGTCAGCACCTTTTTCACCCTCTGCTCTGTTGCTTTAATATCTCACCTACCCTACAGGAAGCAATCTCGGCTGAAGCACCACTGAGCATCTTCTGAGAGATAACAGCTTTTGTATTCTTCCAAGAAGGGTCTGGAGTATCCTTGGGAGTGGCGTCTTTCACAGGTGGAAGTACTTGTGAAGACTTAAAGTAAAAGATTCAGAGCCATTTGGATCAAGCCCGTTAATCTCTTTATGCCTTACAGCTACTGGATTTTTCACATCTTCCAGGTTCCACATACAGTGTTCTTTTTTATCGGCGGGTTCTTTGTTTCACCTTGGAATGTTTAAATGGTGTAGGTTGGTATGTATTTCCATATTAGTGCCACACATTGTAGGACAACAGTAAGACTTACTAGAATGGGTTGAAatctcttccttttctgaagcTGTGGCATCATCTGTGCTTAACTCGCCTTCTGATTTTGATCGATTTCTTCTGGTCTTGGCTTCTTGACCTACACTGTTGTCAAGAGATGGCAACATGCCTAAGCAAAAACCGGTAATTCTTGGAAGTTTCACTTGCCTTCCATTTCTTGGCTTGTTTTTGCAGCTGTAAGCAGGCAAGTGGATCGGGTTTACCTCGGCCTTGCACCTGATAAAAGGGAAACATGTTCCTGTGGGGAAATGGTGGGGCCTCTTTGTGAGGGGGAAACACTGTATTGGCCTCGGGAGAGCTGCCCAGGCAGTGGAACCCTGCAGGGGAGCtcctgaggtccctcccaacctcaaATTATCCCGTGGGTCCTGGGATTCGCATGGATATGGCAGAGCCTTTGTATGCGGAAGCTGGCGGCTGGCCTGAGGTGGCTGGAAgctggctggtggggaaggaCTCTGAAGCCTAATGGTGGGCTGGCATCTGGGAACAGTCAGCCGAGAATGGCAAATGGGAGAAATGACAGAACCGGGCagcttggaaagcaaaaaaatgggtgctggagggggcACAAGGAAAGAGAGAGCCTATACAGCGGTTTAAAAACATGAGTAGGAAGATAGTAGTGCATATGAGAAAAATAGAGGTGAAATGACCaaataggagaaaaaagaaagaaaaactttgagaaaggtgaagaaaagaacacattaaaaaatgaGGACACAAACTGATCTTACAATATAAGAAATCTGAATAACCTCTTCCAATGAATCACTGCCTGACCAATAGatctttaaatatgaaaaaatacaaaaacaaaaatcaagcatACAACGAgcatatttttgtttctaaaatcaCAAACTTGCCCTACTGAGACCATTTGCAGTTGCTAGAAAGTCTTGTGGTTATTTTGTAACACGGCATGAAGACTGAGTCACAAGCACTTGTACCAGGAGATGGGATTTGGGGACATCCTGAAGTGCATTTCTTCAGATATTTGCATGAAAATCTATGTTAAAAGTTCTAGGACTGAAAGTGTCCCTGTCCTGCTAGCTGTTATTTAATCCTTGTTAAAAACATTcaatccttttaaaaacagcagaactatttatataagaaaaatacttcaaaagctcTTTATCATCTTCTCCACAAAATGCGATGtatcagtttgggtttttttttcctttccactgtaGTCTTaattggggctttttttaactTATGCTGTCTCCAGAAGTCTTAAGCCAATCACTTAGAGTCAACAGAGGTGGTTAATGCTTAACTAATAAAATTGTGTGTGAGCTCCATCATACAGTAAGGCAGATTCACAAGGTCATGCACTGAGGTGAACTCCTACaattctattttcttcttaatattgTATCTTCATTTGCATCCTGatacttaaaaaaccaaaccaaacgaaaccaaaaacccacaaaccccaaaccaaccacaaaGCGACCTTTCCAAGGGTCACATCTCTGCTTAGCAGAAGGTGCAGCCCTTTGGAAATTATTCACTGATCTTAGTCTGATGTCAAATGTCCTTGTCACAACTCTCTGAATGGCACAAGTTGCATCTTAATAGATAAAGGCTGCACGTCCTGCTTAGGTGAAGGTAATATTCGGTACAGATATCATTGTTCTTTACCAGAAtacttaattttatatatatacacctcAGGCATATTACCTAATTCTAATCTGTCACTTCTCTGAGCTGTGACTAAGATATTTTCTTGGGGAAATAAATAAAGTCAGAGTTAATCGTTAATGTGAAACAGCGTGggaaggtatttttaaaggataAGCATGAAAAACAAGCGTATCATGCAAGGCTTACAAACTGTCAGAGTAAATACCATTGTCGGATTCATGTAGTCACATATGATTATTAAACTCTGGGGTGATTTTCTAATGTAACACCTCCATAGTTCGTCCGCTTCAGAAGAGCTGCACAGATACAAATGAGAGTAGAAGCTGACCTTTCCGATTCACATACTGAGTCACAACTTCATCCCGAAAGCTGATGTAATCGTAATGCACTTCGCCTTTACATCCATTTTATCTTCCTACAATTCTCAGTGCTAAAAATAAACCTGTTCTGGAAAGTTAAAGTGCCCATGTGACAGTGGCCACTTTGGATAAGCCCCAGCGCTCAGACGCTCCTCCCTATTAATGGTTCCATTGTAGTTCTGCCTAATGCTCCCCAGCGTCCCCGGCATCTGCTTTCTCTAGATTACCCGGAGTCAAGACAATTGataaatgcagcagaagaaaagctcCCAGCTCATTGCCTGCCtcgcttttgcttttttttttttttttttttttttttgtgcaaatcaTTTCATTCTTAACACAAGAGGGGACCAAATGTCTCTGTTTGGTGTGTTGGAAATTCTCAGGCATCAGATGGATTTTAAAGATGGTTTGGCACGGCAGAAATGTCAGGGTCACTCAGTGCTACCTCGGCAGAACCAGAGGCTGTCTTTGAAATTTTTGATGTCAGCTGGAAGATGCAGAGATGGGTCGACAAAAAGTTATTAGGACAATGTTATTAGGACAAACTTTTACCCTATGACCATGCTATTTAAATCTGCAAAGGGAGAGGAATCCGTAGGAGCTAAAACAATGCCCGAGGGCCATTTCCTAAGTCAGTCGACACCAATTGCAATGTAAGACCTGAATTTCTTACCCCATAATACAGCAACACTGTACAGCTCTACAATTTACATTATGACTGCTCTATTCCTGCTGGCACCTTCAAAATTGTCTTGtcataaaaacattcttttccagtgaaaagatAATAGATATTTCTTTAAAGGGGCTACCTAGGTCAGTACTAATGATTTCTTTATCATCAGCTTTGTTATCAACAGTGTTATTTAGTAAAGAGCCTTGGATAATGTCCTTGATACAGCACTATAAACAAACAGACAGATTAGACTTCTAAACTTACATGTTCGAAATTTTGTGAACTAAATGAGGATAGAGAGGGGGTGGTGTATGGATGCCTACCACTGCATATATTAAGCCATAGTTTCCGTATGTGTGGTACTGCTTCCTCGCTTCCAAGGATTTAAGTGTTTGCTGTGTACAAATATTTACAGTAGGCAAAACCAAAAGAACTTCCTTTTACAAATGGGGTCTGGTGCTTCCCATTTTCAACTCTCACCACAGTTTCCACATCACAGAAGGATGCACAAGGCTGCAGGCTATTTGAGggaatgtctgtgtgtgtgtttgttaaaTTTCAGGGCTCGCAACTTTCGTTTACTATGTCTGTCTGAAATTCATCAGATGAGGAAGACCCGCCTCAAAAGTGAAAGATGCGGGTAAGAGTTCCCACAGCTTCACCCTTGGCAAGTGAGCACGAGagtaaaaagaaagcagcagcagcagcaggcttccCATGGTAGATTCAGCAAGAGGTGTTGGGAATGGTCAAGAGAACAAAAGTGAGAAATAACCTTTGTTGTGGACGCTGGTGGAGTTTACATGGTGGCAGCGCTCAGCAGAAGCAAGGCTGAGGTGCCCTGTGTGTGACAGAACTTGAGGCGTCTGGGGGAAATTGCAGGTGAAAATGTGAGCACCTCCAGGATTAGCTGGTGAGTTGATCTTTTGATGATTTAAGTAccatttaattctgattttttaaaagcctctcaATGGCTTTCTTCCACGCTACTCCACAAGGATCGCCTGGGAAATGATTTACAGTGGGTGTGCATTTATATCAAGTCTCTTTCTACCCTTGTCTCCACCGTCCACACGCCCATACAGTTTTCTCATTGTCTTGCAAGGCTAAAGGACCATCAGGTTTTACCTGATGATGACCAGAGCTGAACTCAACTGAAATTTCTGAACTGTGTTCTCACTGTGCCAGTCAGTTTATATGTGTGTTCATCTGCATCTCATCTTGCCTTGACCTGGCTAGTCCAAAGCTTattgtgttgttttgtggtttttttctttcttatcacaggattttctcatttttcatgccAGTCTTTGGTGTACTAACTTTGTGGAATCTCTATCTTCAACTTGGTGACGTGAACTACGTTGCCTACAATCACCAGTGAAGAAAGGAGTCGGGGCTTTTTTTGTTCCGTGAAATGTTACCAAGGTTGCGGGAGAAGAGGcctgaaaaagccaaaaagcaagAGTATTACACAAGTTTATGATAAGGAGAAGTTAGGCAACTAAAATTACCAGAAGAGGGGAAGTCAAACTCTACTAAGGCATCCCTATTGTGTAAAGTACAGCAGAAGCTCAATTACTGCAAATACTCGTGTTCTCCATGTATACCACAAAGACATATCCGAAACTGACTGAATGTGTAGTCAGGTTTAAACCAATTTAGTTTATTAGTTCTGATAGTTTCACAatagtttaaaaatgcaaagacttCGCatattattgtaaaaaaaaaaaagttcttactGCTTGCTGGTTTTATTTAACAACAGCGAAACCAAGTGTTAATTCCTCAGAAAATTTTCATTATAACAGATAGAAATtactaaaaaataattcaaaaggatgtagttttaaattctgtttgaacAGTTCTGTGGgtctgggttttttctcccccaaattaGTATAAGTAAGTAGATAAAAACCAAACATGACTTCATgttattttcctgaaatactAATTTTTGGGAGGGAGGCACGGGAAAGGCCTAATGAGTCTTTCCTGTGGTGTGAGATAAAGGACGATTGAGACAATTTTAAGATCCTGGGCTAAAGAATTCAGATGTAATCCTTTATGttattactatttaatttttcaaaacctATGATCATCCTGTGAACGTAAGACAATGACACGATAAATCATTGGGAAGCCCAATGGTGTCAAATTTAACACTGCTGGGCATATTTTTTCATTCCCTACTTACGAACCATCCGTCATTAAAAAGATTTGGAACGCGGCAGTAATAAGCTAGGAATTATTTTCATGCTTATTAATAAAGGAATTAAAGCTGATAATTGAGAGAAACAGCGGGGAGCTTTTCCCTGTGTTctggtggcttttattttttttaactcttggtTCTTATCGGGTTTACTTGTCCCATTAATCTCATCAGCCGCATTTCCACTGCCTAGACTTTCAAAGGAACACCAAGTGCTGCAGATAAAATGATGAAGGTGTAAAACCTCCTGCTCAGAAGCTAAATCAGAATCACATGTCAACACAGTTCAGGCTCAGCCTCTGGCAGCGTGGCAGGATCATTGTTTTTAATGCAATTTACTAATTAAAAATGAGTACCAGATTACGGAAAGTCTGGAATGAAGTGGCTTGCTAAATTAGCGTTTTAGCTCCTTGAACTGGCTGCCTCAGAGTCTGCTTTTCACGCAAGTATAATTCATTTGAATATTGCTTGGCAATTATCAAACGCTCTTCCGAAAAGAATGAACGCGGGTGACGGTTCGTAGTCGCCCCTCCGCGCTCAGAGCCGAGCTGCTTTTGCCACCCGTGGAAACGCGTCGCAGGGCTGCGGCAGGTGTCTTTTATTCAGCAGATGCACCGTAAACGCATTACAGCAGATTAGCTGgatttcttcctttaaatgtACACTGCGAGATCCAACTTGCAAGCCAGCTGTTTCTTATCGGCCCGTTTAATCTCCCGGAGCCCGGCTTTGCCTCTTCCTTTGAGCAGCTATTTCTGTAAGGGATCGGAGGAGGCAGAGCGCCGCTATGAATCCTAATGCTTCCACCGGGGAATCCCTCCCGCCTCCTCTTTTTGGATGAGATCCTCGAGGAAAGACCCAGAacgcagcgaggaggaggaggaggaagggccgGCGCAGCGGCGGTACTGAGGAaggcgggcagggggggcggCCGGCAGCGGGGGGTGTCGCTCGGGGAGGTGACGGGGACGAGCCGGCGGAGCCATGGGGGAGGAAGGATGACCGGGGCCGCCTCTCGCCGCCCGACCCCGGCACCTCCGCAGCGCCGCGGACACATGAACCCTCCGGCATCCCCCGGGGCCGGCCGCGACGGGGACGACGCCGAGGCCATCCCGCTGCCGCCGGGTCCGGGCGAGAGGCAGAGCCCGCCGAGCGAGCGTTAGACCGTCCcgagaggagcagcagccccgccggcacccccccctcccccctcgcTCCCCCTTCCCCATGGATAAGGGGGGCTCGCTGCACACCTCGGTGCCCACGCCGCCCCCCCGCCTCTACCTGCCCCGCAACTTCAGCTGCAGCGCCTGCCTCTATGGCAGTCTGGCCGAGCAGTGCAAGGGGGGGTGCAGCCCCGACGGCGACGCCGCgccgccccctcccagccccaccgtgGTGCGGGAAGCGGCGGGCGAGAAGCCCCGCGGCCGGGAGCCCTCGCTGCCcgccgtgccccccagccccacccagCGCCGCCGCGCCAAGTCGCTGCCCACCCCCGGCGACCGCAGCCTGCGCCCGGCGCTGCAGCAGAGCCCCTCTCGCCGCAAGACGGTGCGGTTCGCCGACTCCCTCGGCCTGGAGCTCACCTCCGTCCGCCACTTCTGCGAGGCCGACCTGCCGCaggtcccgctgccgccgccgccgcgccccgccgacCTCCTCAAGACCAGGAAGCCGCCGGCGCTGGGCGACCTGGAGCCGGTGCTGttcgggccgccgccgccgctgctggaACCGCTCTTCCCGCCGcagcccggtgccagccccggctTCGCCGAGCGGGTGCGGCAGCACAAGGTGAGGCTGGAGTGGGTGCGGGCCGAgccggcggggctgcgcggcgccgTCCGCGTCCTCAACCTGGCCTACGAGAAGGCCGTGTCGGTGCGCTACACCCTCAACCGCTGGGCCAGCTGCGCCGAGGTGCCCGCCGCCTACCAGCCGGCCGGCCCGGCGGACGGCCTCACCGACCGCTtcgccttcctcctgcccctcggccccgccgccgccgccgccgaggccgCGCTGGAGTTCGCCGTCCGCTACCGCGTCGCCGGCGCCGAGTACTGGGACAACAACGAAGGGGCGAACTACCGGCTGAGGGGCCGCCAGCgcgggctgcccgccgccggcccgctgCAGGACCCCGACAGCACCGCATGGATCCACTTCATctgaggcggggggcggcggcggcacccgCGGGGACCGGTCCCGCCCGTCCTGCGGGGCCATCGAGCCCGGTCCCGCCCGTCCTgaggggccgggggccggcgggacCCCTCACGGGAGGGTCCGGCACCCGGCCCGGGCTCTGCGGCCCAGCGCAGGCCTCGCGTCCGGCCGCTTCTCTGTAAGTCGCCAGAACATATTTTCCTGAATTCTGTTTACAGAGggaaaatttatattttctatttcgCTCACAACGCCGAGGGGAAACCCTCCCAGGTGTTGGCGGGGAGGCTGGGCCCGGTTTCCACCTCAGTCTCCCGGTGTGCTGTGGCTGCCACCACCGCAGCTGCCCCGCCGGGCTCTGGAGCGGGAATTTGCGGAATTTACTGGCAGGGACCGGGATCCGCAGGTGCAAGGAAATGCTGGCGGAGGTCAGGATCGTCTGCTGTCACCTCAGCGGGGTCAGGCGCAGGTGACAGGGAGGACAGTGTCAAGGGGCATCCGTCCGGCCATCCTATATGTCTAATCCTGCTTAAGCAAAGCCTGGCTCCGGCGAGGTGCTGGCTCCCTGTTCAGAGCCTCGCTGACCCACTCACATTAATTGCCCTGTGGGGTTAAGGGCCTGACAGGGCAAGGTTAAGGGACAAATTACAGTTTTGAACCGAAAAAGACAAGAGTGTGGATGCCCCCAGGTGTAGAGTGTTTCATCATGCTGTAAAAATGATTGCTTGGTTTAAAACAAAGatacatttatattttgtttttaattttgaaccCTGTTTCATGTGTTTCAacaagttagaaaagaaaaataacatcacaTTCTAATTGAAATGCGACCCACTGagagacttcttttaaaaagcaagtgtTCTGTTGTAAAATTCACGTGGTATGTTGTTGTAAAGGGTTGTCAAGGTCTGATGTTTGTTGCAGTTGGATTGGTCCCACAAAGCTGCTTGTGCACCATTCAGCAGGAAAGTCGTGGAATTGCACCAAAGGAACAAGAGATGGCAAGAGTAGAATCCATAATTTTAGTCTGCTTCCCCAGCAACGCTTTCAGTTTTATTCATGTTAACAGTTTAATTGGATTTCTTATGCGAAGGTATCGGTGCAGGAGCctgctttctgaaaaatgaaatgctcTAAATGTTTCATAATAAGTTCAGTAAGATTTCCCAAAACTGGCTAAATTTAGTCAGACAAACTGAAGAAAGTCGTATCTTGCCATATAAAAATGTATCAATTAAAAATTACTGAGCATGCTGGCTTCTTCCttcaaaagtatgttttaaattatttcagcagtAAGGGTTGCATCTTGctttttaaacttgctttttcaGGACTTCAGCTGAACACAGGTCGGGCTGGTGCCAAATCTGGGTGCTAATTTTCCAGGATTTAGGTGTGTATGTGTTTGCAGGAGAGAGACCTCTACAAATATGACTTCTGAGAGTGGTAAAACCCATGTCAGTGTGATTTTCTGATGATGAAGGGCTGTAAGATCAGGCCTTTAAACGTTTTGGATCTTCTGTAGATTGTTTAGGAatcaaatgtgatttttttttaactgcatttttgtGTTCCTTGAAAAGGTTTAAGTGTCCAAAATGGCTTGAGTAATGTCTAGTTCTTATAGAAccttttgacttcagtgggaattgaGAGCACTTGTCTCCTGAGGGTCTGGTTCAGTCAGAATAATTAAACTTATAAATatgggtgggagggggaaggtcTGTAAACTCGGTGGGAAAAgagtatttcatttaatttctctagATCACTGTTTCTGATTTAATAGAAATAATAGCAAGGCTACTTCTGTAGTATTGGTAACTTGGCTTTAATTTCCCAGACAGTTTTCTAATCCCTGTGTTTTCAGTAGAAACAGAATATAAAGAAATGTAGCGTCAACATCTACTGAGTATTTCACATTTTAGAATATTAAGGCCCCGATCTTTATTGTAATAAAGTAATCCTGTATCTTGCTAGTACACATTTATAAAGCTAGAATTCCAGAACTAGCGTCTTAAAATGTTCATGGTTAAAGCATTTTGAGTGGCATATTTGATAAAGAAACCCCAAGTGTCTTTTAGGCAAACTTTTTTATAAGAGCCTTAAtactggagagaaggaaaaggacttGTCTCCATTTGAAAGCACTTTGAAATCTGGTGGAAATATAGCCAAACATCTTTTTATTTGTGTTACAGCTTTCTAAAATGTTATTTGCTTGGCCTTTTTTACCCAAATAGTGAACCATCAACTGTTACATAGACTGATGAAAatgcttggagaaaaaaaaaaatagtttctatgCATTTTAGATTAAATGATGCCGCAACTTTGCTTATAAAGATTTCACaagattttctgttttactgttttaatgGCTTTAGAAGCACGAGTGGTGCTAAAACCATTTTTAACAGTGTATAACTCTAATTCCAGaactttattttccagtgaatGGCAGTTTTCATTGTCATTTGATTTATGCAGCATCTGCAGGTCTCTAATCgtttaaaaaaatgcttaaaaatctcCTTATAGCAATTGTGGCTTCAACTCTAAATTTGGAATACCTAAATGGGTGTACATGCGTCAAGTACGCTAGCAAGTTATcgtattcaccttttttttttcctttttttttttcttgacttagATTAAATTACTATTGCTCTCGATTGAAATTCTGTAGGCGGAATTTGGCTGCGGCTTTATAATAACTTTCAGATGTTACCgctctttgctttttatttatggcCCCATTTGTCAAATAGCAAATCTGAATGTTAAACCTTTTGAGGGTGTAGCATACCGGAAGGATGTTTCACAAAACAGAGACTCCCGACCTTTCAAGCAGTTAAGCTGATCCTCAACACTACATGTCGTGGGTAACTTTATGGGTTTGCACGTGGTCGCAGATTATCAATGATATTTGTGCAGGTCCAGTAAAAGACACGGCCCTCTAGAAGCATTTATAGGCACCTACTTTTTAAAGCCTGGATAGGTAACCTTGCGCTCAGTCAGTTTAGACTCGCGAATGCTATTGATGAAGTCTGTGGAAGAAGTTTGAGGTGTTTTAATAGAAATTTGTCAGTGGTATATGCCAAAGCTGCACTACTTCAATTACACACTCTTCACTTCAATCACATTAATTGATTTCCAAGCAAGATCTATTCAGTCTTCAAAAAATATGTTCAGTTGCAATGACTCTGAGTATTTCTTCCACTGGCAGCATCCATGTACAGTTTCCAATCCTTTAGATTTCAGGCTGTTGCTATCTCTGTGGCTTGCTAGAAGCAGTGCAATAAatggagatgaaggaaaaaaaaatcccgagTAACGATTATATAGTATTTACATAAATTATGACTTTGGGGAGAAGGACCTATGTTGAAGAGGATAACTTTCAAGTTGGTGGGACATCAATCGTTTTAATGGGAGCAagacaacttttaaaaatcacatttctaaagAACATAGCTCCACAAAATGAACTTTCACAGgcaaagtaaaatatttgaaaactttcAAGCCAacctttttctggaaaaaatgtcagctctttgtatttttatttgcatgacTAGAGCCCATGCCACCTTCCTTTCCAAGTGATActagaatggtttaggctgggcaaTAATCCCTAGGTTGTCCACTTCACTTTGAAGTGAATCAGTCATTGCTTACGTCTCTGCAGATGTAAAAATGTGTCTGTCACTTATTGTGGAAAGTTGTAGCTTTATGAAATGTGCCATGTTATTTTATGTGCAATATAATGATACTTTGTACAGTGAGTCAAATTGTACTGTATGTCTGATATATGTTGATGTTTGCTGCTTCACATTTAAACTGGTAGATTTTTTTGCATGTGATTCTATGCCTTTTGTGGCAATATTTTTGAAATCTACCCTAATTATTAGAAACCCTAATAGGAATCAGAACAATTAAGTGACTGTAAACAGAATTTCAGCTAGCTAAACATAGTATTATTTATTAGCATAAAATCAGTAACTGAAACCGTCATCCTCATTTTCAATAAATGTACATTATTTCAGGTAAATtaactcttttctccttttaccaTTTGCAAGTAACTGTTTGATGTGCATGTGTGGTCCTCGGTATCTCAGTAAACAACAGAATAATTGCACGCTCTTTGTTTCAGCATATGTGAGGGGAAATGTTTCACTTGAATGAACAAATGTCTGTTCATGCATAAGCGTGATCTCTTTACAGATACATGAAATGCTTTTTCCGTAGGGCCAACAAGCAAACATCTGCTAATTctatattttaatgtaaagtaACCTATAGAAAGACTCAGAATCTGCTTTTTaacatattattatatatatatattgaaattTTTACGTGCCTTTCAACATTTTCTAGGAAGAAATCTCATGTGTTCCTTAGCTGTCTCACCAAAAGGCCAATAATGGCTTTGTCATTAAAAGGAAATTTATActaaaaatataataattctaATTCCTGACACACTTTCAGCTGTGCCAGAAATCCTGTGTCCTTAGCAGCCAGAAGAATTTGATAATATTTTCCCATATTACAGTGAAAGAAACTAGTC
Protein-coding sequences here:
- the PPP1R3E gene encoding protein phosphatase 1 regulatory subunit 3E; the protein is MDKGGSLHTSVPTPPPRLYLPRNFSCSACLYGSLAEQCKGGCSPDGDAAPPPPSPTVVREAAGEKPRGREPSLPAVPPSPTQRRRAKSLPTPGDRSLRPALQQSPSRRKTVRFADSLGLELTSVRHFCEADLPQVPLPPPPRPADLLKTRKPPALGDLEPVLFGPPPPLLEPLFPPQPGASPGFAERVRQHKVRLEWVRAEPAGLRGAVRVLNLAYEKAVSVRYTLNRWASCAEVPAAYQPAGPADGLTDRFAFLLPLGPAAAAAEAALEFAVRYRVAGAEYWDNNEGANYRLRGRQRGLPAAGPLQDPDSTAWIHFI